A DNA window from Citrobacter tructae contains the following coding sequences:
- a CDS encoding peroxidase family protein, giving the protein MNDVKKPDLKYILKQIPIPQTDDDGVNVNILSNHLFPFGIRTFDASFNNLVTGQGKSCATDLSFLRFFDSSFHAGYAGMWSVIDPPSWIISNRTANFLSAVEVKKGTDPVLDIGLDDVFGTPSPQEVIELTPRSKVSTLTPDKSTEPDGMNTKLKSADPTILARKETSTKADDDDDDNDNDNDNDDVGGDGAFSLTASDVANLKNLVNGLEGGEDNDALGIRDLEGTGNNRVHLDYGSADQPFIRLTDAHYGAYNETTHNRDINPLFSGLDPRAISNVLGAQEANLSGNAAGVNSLFTAFGQYFDHGLDFLGKGGNGTIQIGAPGSVPNPADLTRGTVDSIDANGIPQHLNKTSPFADQNQTYGSNELVGQFLREGDGLGGFTGKLLEGGVDPSNPNFKLLPTLSELILHHWNNNTLFTDSSLPGDHSVTFQEYFAGLVDSNGVINQAMLPAMTSNFMGSGFALLLDTNPFINLLDHYVAGDGRANENIALTAIHNIWERNHNFHVNGLLEAGFDGTAEELFQAAKIINEAEYQRVIYTDFANKLLGGMRGEGDHGFAEYNPEVDARVSHEFATAAYRFGHSLIGQTLTVLDAQGNATQVPLFDAFLNPTNDTSAFTLPKAQLPYSPQPGYEQLGVAGIIAGGVVQPAEEVDVNIVDAVRNDLVRMSADVFAFDVAREWDVGLGSMNQIRAELMASRDPYVMEAVSFASDLTPYSSWEDFQARNNLSDTVIGQFKQAYPDLVLEDAQIAGFLAANPGYKFVNGNTVKGIDRVDLFVGGLAEKHINGGVVGQTFWVIIHEQLDRIQEGDRLYYLDRVEHLDLYDVIEEQGFAGIVARNTGLTNLPENIFGTSRLDNPPVVVNRNVVLNGGNGIDVLSGGLGDDVLNGGGGNDTLNGGAGNDILNGGTGADVMTGGFGNDTYIVDNAGDVVAEGLDGGTDVVQTTLHNYTLANNVETLVFTGTGAFTGRGNAIANTINGGSGNDFLYGLGGNDTLNGGAGNDTLDGGDGADNLQGGAGNDNMLGGAGNDRLDGGQGADSMAGGAGDDVYLVDHAMDTVKEGLNGGMDVVQTTLHNYTLTNNVETLVFTGTGAFTGRGNGIANTINGGSGNDFLYGLGGNDTLNGGAGNDTLDGGDGIDNLQGGTGNDNMTGGAGNDRLDGGQGADIMAGGSGNDIFVFSQSFGRDRITNGFDSNPSGGQDYLDLSLLGIGVANFASSVKIAGGASNSTVITIGDPANGNVITLENVNSKSVDIDDFILIG; this is encoded by the coding sequence ATGAACGATGTCAAAAAGCCTGACCTGAAATATATCCTCAAGCAAATCCCTATACCACAAACGGATGACGACGGTGTCAACGTCAATATACTATCCAACCATCTGTTTCCATTCGGTATCCGTACCTTCGATGCTAGCTTTAACAACTTGGTCACAGGGCAAGGTAAGTCTTGTGCCACAGACCTTTCCTTCCTGCGCTTTTTTGATTCCTCGTTTCACGCTGGATACGCAGGGATGTGGTCGGTTATAGATCCGCCGTCATGGATTATTAGCAACCGGACCGCCAATTTCTTATCCGCAGTTGAAGTGAAAAAAGGTACCGATCCGGTGCTCGACATAGGTCTGGATGATGTGTTTGGCACGCCGTCGCCGCAGGAAGTTATTGAGCTGACACCGAGATCCAAGGTTTCTACGCTGACTCCGGACAAGAGCACGGAGCCTGACGGCATGAACACCAAGTTGAAATCTGCCGATCCCACTATTTTAGCGCGCAAGGAAACGTCGACGAAAGCCGATGACGATGACGATGACAATGACAATGACAATGACAATGACGATGTCGGCGGCGACGGTGCTTTCTCGCTCACCGCCAGTGATGTCGCCAACCTGAAGAATCTCGTAAACGGGCTTGAAGGAGGTGAAGACAACGATGCACTCGGGATCCGCGATCTCGAAGGCACCGGCAATAACCGTGTTCACCTTGACTATGGATCAGCAGATCAACCGTTCATACGACTCACAGATGCGCACTACGGTGCCTACAATGAGACGACTCACAACCGCGACATCAATCCCTTGTTCTCTGGGCTGGATCCTCGTGCCATCAGCAATGTCCTTGGCGCACAGGAAGCAAACCTTTCTGGCAACGCCGCTGGCGTGAACAGCTTATTCACGGCCTTCGGTCAGTACTTCGATCACGGTCTCGATTTCCTCGGTAAGGGAGGTAACGGAACGATCCAGATTGGTGCTCCGGGCTCGGTTCCAAATCCCGCGGACCTGACTCGCGGCACCGTTGACAGCATTGATGCCAATGGCATCCCGCAGCATCTCAATAAGACATCGCCATTCGCTGACCAGAACCAAACTTATGGCTCGAACGAACTCGTCGGCCAGTTTCTGCGAGAAGGCGATGGACTGGGAGGATTTACGGGCAAGCTGTTAGAGGGCGGAGTGGATCCATCAAATCCAAATTTCAAGCTGCTGCCCACTCTGAGTGAACTGATCCTGCATCATTGGAACAACAACACGCTGTTTACCGATAGCTCGCTGCCGGGCGATCACAGCGTGACCTTCCAGGAGTACTTCGCCGGACTGGTCGACAGCAATGGCGTTATCAACCAAGCGATGCTTCCTGCCATGACCTCTAATTTTATGGGGAGTGGCTTTGCGCTGCTGCTCGACACCAACCCCTTTATCAACCTGCTCGACCATTACGTGGCGGGTGATGGACGTGCGAACGAGAACATCGCACTAACCGCGATCCACAACATCTGGGAGCGGAATCACAACTTCCATGTCAACGGATTGCTCGAAGCCGGATTTGATGGAACAGCTGAAGAGCTTTTCCAGGCTGCCAAGATCATCAACGAAGCTGAATATCAGCGCGTTATTTACACCGACTTTGCCAACAAGTTGCTTGGTGGCATGAGAGGCGAGGGCGATCACGGCTTCGCCGAGTACAATCCGGAAGTGGATGCACGAGTCTCGCACGAGTTCGCGACTGCAGCTTACCGGTTCGGTCATTCGCTGATAGGGCAGACGCTCACGGTGTTAGATGCTCAGGGCAATGCAACGCAGGTTCCGCTGTTCGACGCATTCCTCAACCCGACGAACGATACGAGCGCGTTCACCTTGCCCAAAGCGCAATTGCCTTACTCTCCACAGCCAGGCTATGAGCAACTGGGTGTCGCCGGGATCATTGCCGGTGGTGTTGTCCAGCCTGCGGAAGAAGTCGACGTCAATATCGTCGATGCTGTCCGAAACGACCTCGTTCGCATGAGTGCTGACGTGTTCGCCTTCGACGTCGCCCGCGAGTGGGACGTCGGTCTGGGTTCGATGAACCAGATCCGGGCCGAGCTAATGGCCTCTCGCGATCCGTATGTGATGGAGGCGGTCAGCTTTGCCAGCGATCTCACACCCTACAGTTCGTGGGAGGACTTCCAGGCACGGAACAATCTCAGCGACACAGTCATTGGGCAATTCAAACAGGCCTATCCAGACCTCGTGCTGGAGGATGCTCAAATTGCAGGCTTCCTGGCGGCGAATCCTGGCTATAAATTTGTTAACGGAAACACCGTCAAAGGCATCGACAGAGTTGATCTGTTCGTAGGCGGACTCGCCGAGAAGCACATCAATGGCGGTGTGGTTGGCCAGACTTTCTGGGTCATCATCCACGAGCAACTTGACCGGATCCAGGAAGGTGACCGGCTGTATTATCTCGACCGCGTGGAGCATCTGGATCTCTACGACGTCATCGAGGAGCAGGGCTTTGCCGGGATCGTGGCACGCAACACGGGCCTGACCAATCTTCCCGAGAACATCTTCGGGACGAGCCGGCTCGATAATCCGCCGGTCGTAGTCAACCGCAACGTCGTCCTCAATGGCGGGAACGGCATTGACGTTCTCAGTGGTGGGCTCGGCGATGACGTTCTCAATGGTGGGGGCGGCAACGACACGCTCAACGGTGGGGCCGGCAACGATATTCTCAACGGCGGAACTGGCGCTGATGTGATGACGGGCGGTTTCGGCAATGATACCTATATAGTTGATAATGCTGGTGATGTTGTCGCGGAAGGTCTTGATGGCGGGACGGATGTTGTCCAGACCACCCTCCACAATTACACGTTGGCCAATAACGTTGAAACACTGGTGTTCACCGGGACAGGCGCTTTCACCGGCAGAGGGAATGCCATTGCCAACACCATCAATGGTGGCAGCGGTAATGACTTTTTGTATGGTCTGGGAGGAAACGACACGCTCAACGGTGGGGCAGGAAATGACACCCTTGATGGTGGTGACGGAGCCGATAACCTTCAGGGTGGGGCCGGCAACGATAACATGCTGGGTGGCGCGGGTAACGATAGACTCGACGGTGGCCAGGGCGCTGATAGCATGGCAGGGGGGGCCGGAGATGATGTTTATCTGGTTGATCATGCTATGGATACTGTCAAGGAAGGCCTTAATGGCGGGATGGATGTAGTCCAGACCACCCTCCACAATTACACGTTGACCAATAACGTTGAAACACTGGTGTTCACCGGGACAGGCGCTTTCACCGGCAGAGGGAATGGCATTGCCAACACTATCAACGGTGGCAGCGGTAATGACTTTTTGTATGGTCTGGGAGGAAACGACACGCTCAACGGTGGGGCAGGAAATGACACCCTTGATGGTGGTGATGGTATAGATAACCTGCAGGGCGGGACCGGTAACGATAACATGACAGGCGGAGCGGGTAACGACAGACTCGATGGTGGCCAGGGTGCTGATATCATGGCAGGAGGTTCCGGGAATGACATCTTCGTCTTTAGCCAAAGCTTTGGGCGAGACCGTATTACCAACGGTTTCGATAGTAATCCCAGCGGTGGACAGGACTACCTCGATCTGAGTTTATTAGGCATTGGTGTGGCGAATTTTGCCAGCAGCGTCAAGATTGCCGGAGGAGCCAGTAACAGTACCGTAATTACCATCGGCGATCCTGCTAATGGCAATGTCATTACTTTAGAAAATGTGAACTCTAAAAGCGTCGATATTGATGATTTTATTCTAATCGGATAA
- a CDS encoding tyrosine-type recombinase/integrase — protein sequence MAANLTETAIRGLKTKSTAYYVWSNSAQRGTGRLGVKVQPSGSKVFYFRYYVEKGKKEKFIQLGIWPEMKLVTANELAKKYGAWLVEGKEPQQELEQQRLAEQHIMQIHRSQGSFEELVHGYVNKMKLDNKRTWADVLKRLEKECYTVIPRETKAKDVTPLQIKTILSGIIQRDAVVHANRIRSYLMAAFNYGLKADNDPMNTSVGITFGLEVNPVSAIPKQSSAEKVGDTWLTLEELRFVMEQFAQATNVGPLMQHLIRFCVYAGGQRPFEMIASQWSAIDWQQKTLLVIADVSKNKREHLIPLTESALSELASVKELTKESNSPYIFPLSTNGERPVRTDSLARSIMYFRAFNPEFKVFTARDLRRTCKTLMGEAGISKEIRDRIQNHALNDVSSKHYDRYDYLTEKRRALEIWEDRINNYQRQQENNVVNLFGRR from the coding sequence ATGGCCGCTAATCTTACCGAGACTGCTATACGTGGATTGAAGACAAAAAGCACGGCGTACTACGTGTGGAGTAACAGCGCTCAACGTGGTACTGGCAGGCTTGGCGTTAAGGTTCAGCCTTCAGGCAGCAAAGTTTTTTATTTCCGTTACTACGTTGAGAAAGGGAAGAAAGAGAAGTTCATCCAGTTGGGCATCTGGCCTGAGATGAAACTGGTGACGGCCAATGAGCTGGCGAAAAAGTATGGTGCCTGGCTTGTTGAAGGAAAAGAGCCCCAGCAAGAGCTTGAGCAACAGCGCCTGGCCGAACAGCACATCATGCAGATCCATCGTTCTCAAGGATCGTTTGAAGAACTGGTGCATGGCTACGTTAACAAGATGAAGCTCGACAACAAGCGGACCTGGGCCGATGTCCTGAAGCGTCTTGAAAAAGAGTGCTACACGGTTATCCCTCGAGAAACCAAAGCGAAGGATGTAACACCTCTGCAGATCAAAACCATCCTCTCAGGCATTATCCAGCGTGATGCGGTGGTGCATGCTAACCGGATTCGCTCGTATCTGATGGCAGCATTTAACTACGGCTTAAAAGCCGATAACGATCCGATGAATACCAGCGTGGGTATTACGTTCGGTCTTGAAGTAAATCCGGTATCGGCCATACCAAAACAGTCTTCGGCGGAAAAAGTGGGTGATACATGGTTAACGCTGGAAGAGCTACGTTTTGTCATGGAGCAGTTCGCTCAGGCAACTAACGTTGGGCCACTGATGCAGCATCTGATTCGCTTCTGTGTTTATGCTGGTGGGCAGCGTCCGTTTGAAATGATTGCCAGCCAGTGGAGCGCGATTGACTGGCAGCAAAAGACGCTCCTAGTCATTGCCGATGTATCGAAAAACAAACGGGAGCACCTGATCCCGCTGACTGAATCGGCATTAAGTGAATTAGCCTCAGTGAAAGAACTGACTAAGGAAAGTAACAGCCCCTATATCTTCCCGCTCTCGACGAACGGCGAACGACCGGTGCGTACCGATAGTCTGGCGCGTTCCATCATGTATTTCCGGGCTTTTAATCCTGAGTTTAAAGTTTTCACGGCGCGAGATTTACGTCGCACCTGTAAAACGTTGATGGGGGAGGCGGGGATCAGCAAAGAGATCCGCGACCGTATCCAGAATCACGCTTTGAACGACGTTAGCTCGAAACACTATGATCGTTATGATTACCTGACTGAAAAGCGCAGGGCGCTTGAGATCTGGGAAGATCGGATTAACAACTATCAACGACAGCAGGAAAATAACGTTGTGAATTTGTTTGGACGGAGGTAA
- a CDS encoding Fic/DOC family protein, translating to MPKYELNSAEERYQPGSNDLVLANKLGIIDEQEMEALESGLLLMLYEQLFIEGQPPEVLAFEHISRWHRQWLGNVYDWAGRLRNANLTKDGFQFAAADRIPLLLDGFEKRFLSRSGELKSLSRPDLVNYLAECHVEFILIHPFREGNGRLSRLLCDVLSVLAGKGLLDYSLWDEHKAFYFKAIQAGVSGNYGPMLQIVGDILPD from the coding sequence TTGCCAAAATATGAGCTTAATTCAGCAGAAGAGCGGTATCAGCCAGGCTCTAACGACCTAGTGCTTGCCAATAAGCTGGGGATCATTGACGAGCAGGAAATGGAGGCGCTGGAGTCTGGCTTGCTGCTGATGCTGTATGAGCAGCTATTTATTGAGGGCCAGCCACCTGAGGTGCTGGCTTTTGAGCACATCAGTAGGTGGCATCGCCAATGGCTAGGGAATGTGTACGACTGGGCGGGGAGGCTGCGTAATGCCAACTTGACTAAGGATGGATTTCAGTTTGCTGCTGCCGACAGGATTCCGCTTCTTCTTGATGGTTTCGAGAAGCGGTTTCTCTCCAGGTCTGGTGAACTGAAATCTCTGTCTCGTCCGGATCTGGTCAATTATCTGGCTGAATGCCACGTGGAGTTTATTTTGATCCACCCATTCAGAGAAGGTAACGGGCGTCTGTCGAGACTGCTTTGTGATGTGCTGTCGGTTCTGGCAGGGAAGGGCTTACTGGATTACAGCTTATGGGATGAGCACAAGGCGTTTTACTTCAAGGCAATACAGGCAGGCGTATCAGGGAACTATGGTCCCATGCTGCAAATAGTGGGCGATATTTTGCCCGATTAA
- a CDS encoding helix-turn-helix transcriptional regulator, translating to MDTIFIKPTSQQRLQVLKDYGEPCDRLVREKERQYITSVSRSTAWKLERSGLFPQRKMLGAKSCSWLLSDLLYWINEK from the coding sequence ATGGATACAATATTTATCAAACCTACATCTCAACAGCGGCTACAGGTCTTAAAAGATTACGGTGAGCCTTGTGACCGACTCGTTAGAGAGAAAGAACGTCAATACATTACTTCTGTATCACGTTCAACTGCCTGGAAGCTTGAACGCTCAGGCCTGTTCCCCCAACGTAAAATGCTTGGGGCTAAGTCATGTAGTTGGTTACTTAGCGATCTACTTTACTGGATAAACGAAAAGTAG
- a CDS encoding YfjI family protein, with translation MSKGKKSKKNEDLCLEFQTLPTFAQRLISYIHYKTGAAAELILIVLLGIMALACQDKFDVQLKNGRTFTSLYLMLLARSGSRKSTVFRLLMEEIHQLEKELRNDFLLKEKIYKLKLVSWETELKERKKQFSKAVRQKADVTEALEELEECQMRKPSVPERKYLTKNDSTSEGLKKALALGSPSLMLGSDEAGGVCDSNLFRNISVPNSLWGEGRISDSRASRDSYDVDDVRLTVLLLLQPELFNDFISKQGKKLRNSGFLARLLLIDLEQLPELCDIPEACSWPDEPGLDGFFSIIVKHLQDGIERREKNEERICITLSVEAQAVWDTQSQRITELMKPGESLHYYDDFGARFMEQTTRIAAVMQMFITPDSSIITKDTFMSASKLMQWILNHLIIKVDSTREPTRAEKLKWYLEDNLVSNGSYDFKKNDLIKKGPYSIRSSEKLMPTLEQLESEGVVQLFERNGINYVKFIGSIMEPKKLAEKTNVPLINSGSVVMNKLPMPK, from the coding sequence ATGTCTAAAGGAAAAAAGTCTAAGAAAAATGAAGATCTCTGCTTGGAGTTTCAGACACTCCCCACTTTTGCACAACGGTTAATAAGCTACATACATTATAAAACAGGAGCCGCCGCCGAACTTATTTTAATAGTATTACTTGGGATAATGGCACTTGCCTGCCAGGACAAATTTGATGTTCAGCTTAAAAATGGGAGAACCTTTACATCACTTTATCTCATGCTATTGGCACGCTCAGGTAGCAGGAAATCAACGGTATTCAGATTGTTGATGGAGGAAATTCATCAACTGGAAAAAGAGCTGCGAAATGATTTTCTGTTAAAAGAGAAAATTTATAAGCTTAAGCTAGTATCCTGGGAAACCGAGCTAAAAGAGCGTAAAAAGCAATTTAGCAAAGCTGTTCGTCAGAAGGCTGATGTAACTGAAGCACTTGAGGAATTGGAGGAGTGCCAAATGAGAAAACCATCAGTCCCAGAAAGAAAGTATCTTACTAAAAACGATTCAACAAGTGAGGGACTTAAAAAGGCATTAGCGCTGGGCTCTCCATCATTGATGCTTGGTTCTGATGAAGCCGGAGGGGTGTGTGACAGCAATCTTTTTCGCAATATATCAGTTCCCAACTCTCTTTGGGGAGAAGGGAGAATCTCTGACAGCAGAGCATCTCGTGACAGCTACGATGTTGATGATGTCCGGCTGACCGTATTGCTGTTGTTACAGCCTGAATTATTTAACGACTTTATAAGTAAGCAGGGGAAAAAATTAAGAAACTCAGGATTCTTAGCCCGTTTATTATTGATTGATCTGGAGCAACTCCCTGAACTATGTGACATCCCTGAAGCGTGTTCATGGCCTGATGAACCAGGACTTGATGGTTTTTTCTCTATTATCGTAAAGCATTTGCAAGACGGGATAGAGCGTAGAGAAAAAAATGAAGAGCGTATCTGTATTACTTTATCTGTAGAAGCACAGGCTGTATGGGATACACAAAGCCAAAGAATTACAGAGCTTATGAAGCCAGGAGAGAGTCTGCACTACTATGATGATTTTGGTGCCAGATTTATGGAACAAACAACAAGAATCGCAGCAGTAATGCAAATGTTTATTACACCCGATTCATCGATAATTACTAAGGATACTTTTATGTCAGCATCTAAATTAATGCAATGGATTCTTAATCATTTAATCATTAAGGTTGATTCTACCCGAGAGCCTACAAGGGCTGAAAAATTAAAATGGTACCTTGAAGATAATCTTGTTAGTAATGGTTCTTACGACTTCAAAAAGAATGACCTCATTAAAAAAGGTCCATATTCGATCAGAAGTTCAGAAAAGCTGATGCCTACTTTAGAACAGCTTGAATCTGAAGGAGTAGTGCAATTATTCGAAAGGAATGGAATTAATTATGTAAAATTTATTGGTTCAATAATGGAACCTAAAAAACTTGCCGAGAAGACAAATGTTCCTTTAATAAACTCGGGATCAGTTGTAATGAATAAGCTCCCTATGCCTAAATAA
- a CDS encoding inovirus Gp2 family protein — protein MVEIASRKYRSPIDLNILNPLLNMVYGTLEQNNRILGIRTDSRFAQSHVPGEPDLPICFQRDDPQAITRFFESLKSQLRGDHNRSRRLGNPTLPSYGWCRERDTSEHPHYHLMLLFNADVYGYLGNYQELNAKNMATRIQKAWCSAVGLAHEDYATLTEFPPNAVYRFSIFDALDRNPVYWDFLIRLAYLAKTRTKDTHSSNRNFGTSQCPRLSGLAC, from the coding sequence TTGGTAGAAATAGCCTCCAGAAAGTATAGATCGCCTATTGACCTCAATATTCTCAACCCACTGCTTAACATGGTCTACGGCACACTGGAGCAGAATAACCGAATACTAGGTATTCGTACTGACTCGAGATTCGCCCAGTCTCATGTACCAGGAGAGCCTGATCTACCAATATGCTTCCAGCGAGATGATCCGCAGGCAATTACTCGCTTCTTCGAGTCACTGAAAAGTCAGTTACGGGGGGATCATAACCGGTCCAGGAGACTAGGTAATCCGACGTTGCCATCTTATGGGTGGTGTAGGGAACGTGATACAAGCGAGCATCCCCATTACCACCTGATGTTGTTGTTTAATGCAGATGTGTATGGGTACCTGGGCAATTACCAAGAACTCAATGCTAAAAATATGGCAACCCGAATACAGAAAGCCTGGTGCAGTGCTGTAGGGCTTGCTCACGAAGATTACGCAACATTAACTGAATTTCCACCAAATGCTGTTTATAGGTTTAGCATCTTCGATGCTTTGGATCGTAACCCAGTCTACTGGGATTTCCTGATTCGACTGGCGTACTTGGCCAAAACCAGAACCAAGGATACCCACAGCAGCAACCGTAACTTTGGCACAAGCCAGTGTCCCCGCTTAAGCGGATTAGCCTGTTAA